AAAAGTTAATCGTGGCTGCGGTATTTAACCCTGAGGATCTTTGCTTGAGTTCTGCTGAAAGGAAGCTTGCTCAGGCTTAAAATGAAAAGCCTGTCCTTTCACTGCCTCAGCACAATTTTTATAGGGTAATGTATAAATACCTAACTATCTCCATTCTTTGTGCCAAAtatgtttttccctttctttgtGGCAAATAGCTTTTTATCGTCAGTAGTAAAGTTATGGTCTCATACTTTTTCGTTCGCTTTTGCTTCAATGTTCACTCATTTCATTGCCCATATGCATATGCACTCCCCCACTCATGACCTCTGCCAAAGAGGGGCATACTTGTAGACACCCTATTTGGTTCCTCAAATGTGATATATGTTGATAAATGATTTCGATAGATGCAATCTGTTATGAACAAGCTACATCTTAGGTTCAAGTtatattttatagttaaaacttttaaattatgtttttacgTGAGAGCCTACGTGATTgagcacaaatttttttttgatttgaacCACATTTTCAATTGGGaaggaatttcttgatcaagaaAGAAAGCACCAATTTTGGACAAAACTctcattttgatcattttaaggTATTTTGGTATGTGCTTTGCACTTATGAAATGAAGCAACACAAATTATGCGCAAACTCACAGAATGCCTCGATACGTACTGTGCTTGGTTAGATCAATGTGTTAGTTTGGACAAGTCTGGGATTTTTGCTTCAAGAGGAGTCCACAACCAGTTTCTTAAGGAaatctagaatgtgtttggaCTAGAGAAACTGTATCAGACACAAAATATGTGGGAGTCCCACTGTTCCTctccaacaacaaaaagaacGATTTTGCTTGTTTTAGAGAGGGTAGAAGGCAAAACAAGTGGTTGGAAAAACCAGAATCTATCCCTGGGCTGGACGGGTCATCCTTAACAATGCTGTGGCATAGGCCACTCCATCCTATACCATGACTGCATCAGCATTTATCCTTCCCAAGGGACTTTGAGAAGTTGGATGcaatttcaaagaaattttggTGGAACCTGGAAAGATTCCAACTAGTTTCGAACACCTATGGCTTGGTCAAATTTATGTCAATCATCAAATCAGGAGGCCGGAATTTAGAAGATTTGGAGATTTCAAATGTAGCCAAAATGGCTTGGATGGTCTTAACCTCGAAGAATGGCCTATGCATCAAACTTCTGGTTTCAAAATATAAGGGTGAAGCAAACTGGCTAAATTGCAAGGACTCTCACAAAGCTTCATGGACATGGTGCAGTATTGAAGAAGCCGAAAAGGTAATACCAAAGGAGCCTGCATTCAAATTGGCAATGAAAATAGCACTAGAATCTGGGAGAACCCTTGGGTCCCATACTTTCAGGATTCATTCCCAAACCCAGAAGTGATGAAGCTGAACCAACTTATCTGTTGGTATATGCAGCAAGACCATATATGGCTTGGACATCCAAAAAATCCTGTCAACTTTTGATCCCCTAATCAGCCAATGCCATATTGAAAGCTCCAATGAGCTTGATAGAGCTACAAGACAGATGTGGGTTTTGCATTGTCCCTCATCTTCAACAAAATCCCTATAATATTGAGCCAATACCCTAAATTGTATCACATAAAGAAAATTTGTTATGAGCTTGATATGAAAGTGTCAAACAATAATtgaagatcaattttttttttaacttgtaaAAGAGATATTGATAAAACCTAAGTTCAAAAACTATATTAGCAATTTTGAGCTGACCTTAAATTTTCCACATATCACTCACCCAAACTAGTGTATAAGccgatttaaaaataaataaataaataaaactagtGTAGAAGCCCCAACAAAAATTTGAGGATGATGCATAAACCCACGTTTTTGTCATTAACAAAATTCATTTACATTATAATTAGTGGCTATCCCCGAACGATTTACATGTTTAATTATTAAtagctttaataaataaaaagtaaatttatagaatttgaagaaaataattgatctaatttaattaaaatttgtttaaagaagatcaaacttaatttaattaaatttgttttatgttgGGTTGCTTTATTATGGTAAATTCTAAATAGTTTAAATTAACATAATTTAACATTATTTGTAACctcaaaccaaaataataaatgtattagaatattaacttgaaattataatctTTCAAAAGTTTATATAACAACATtagaaaaaatcaacaaaatcaaagacTTTATATATAACATGTACAAGACAAGATTGGTTTGCTCTTGGGACAGTAGAACAAACTCATGAGATAATTAGAGGTACTCTAAGgagcaaagaaaataaagttaagCATAGGCATGAAACTTGGCTTTTATTTGCCATTATCAAGTGGCAACTTGAAAAGGTTCAGGAGGATTGGCTTCCAACTCATTCCCCAAGCACTCTTTGTTCTCTTTGGTGTTAGGGTAGCAGAGCTTGCAACCATTCTCATTTTCTCAATCAATGCCTCAGTATTCACTTGCTCTGACAAGATTTCCTCTAATTGTTTTGTGTCAATCACCAACTTCACTCTCCAAACTCCATCTCCAACCGTTGGCAGGACTTCAAGAGCTGAACCATTTGCTAAGTTATCAACAAAATCTGATGCAGCATATGATGACATCTTAGCTGGCTCAACCACACTCATCCACTCAGCCCCCAATTGCTCAATGATCCCTATGTTTTGCACTTGCTCAGTGACCCCATTTTTGCAAAGCTTATGCTCCTTGCTTAGTGGAAGTAGATAATACAATCTGCCACTAATTAAGCACTCAAGGTCTTGCAATGGTGATGAAGCTTGACCCTGCCGGAAAATGCCATATCCTGGGTGATCATCGAGGATGTCCCGAGCTTTGATCGGTCCTTTGAAATCTAGTATAGCCCCGGAATCCGTCAGAACCCGGATAGAGTTGTGACAAACCCCAGTGACCCCTTTGAGAGAACAATTCCCCATTGCAAAATTTTCTACACCTTCTTCCGCAAACTCAAGCACATATTTAAGTTGTGGAACCTATAAGCAAACACTAGTGGAGAGACAATGGGGGTGTGTGTCAGAAGAGACATTTTAAGGCCTgtgattttttcaaaaacttgaaacGGTGCCATGTGAATTGGACCGTTGGGACAATTATTTAAGCGAAAATTGAAATGATCCAAGGTAAAGGAATAGAATAAGAGTTAAATAGGTAAAGTAAAAACAGTAGGAAACGACAATTGAGAAGCAGACCAAGCTCAAATTTCTTTGCTAGGGATGTgtacttttttagttttattccaTTTTAATCCAATAGGTATCTAACagatttcaattttatttgaaaccATAGGTTCAATGTATCAACATCAAGAAGAAAACTTGGCTAATCATTAACTTTCATCAGTTAATATAATGACAAAGATGTCATCATCAGGTAAAATAATTGAACGGAAATCATGGTGCACAGCTCCAcagttaaaataattaaaaagttacTATCATTTGCACTCACAGTGATTTCTCTTCCGTGAATTAGTATTACCTTGTACTCACGGGGCTTGAAGCAATATTCTCAATGAATATAATATAGATATGACTGTGAACAAGTGGAAGTGAGCTGAACATGGGATGGGATCCTTTTCTgaacatgttaaaaaaaaaaaaatcaatatcagtttaaatttgtattttattttatcatttttatacaATCTagcttttttttgggtattaatttcattttatgcacaatttttttttttttttcattttcaaattttggtatTAGGttggttttttactttttataatatagaaattatactctaaGAAAGGAAGGATGACCTATATgtgatttatttaaaataaaatgtggaATAAACTTTTTATATTGTTAATTTCGGTGtcataaatggttttttttttatagatttttttttcttatttctagAGAGTAGGGAGTTCGTTTTTAATCAAAATAGAGTTATTGTATGTAGTGCCAGCAGAATGGTGGAAGTAATAGATGCGGTCACCTAATTAGgcccca
This genomic stretch from Castanea sativa cultivar Marrone di Chiusa Pesio chromosome 1, ASM4071231v1 harbors:
- the LOC142622046 gene encoding uncharacterized protein LOC142622046, with the translated sequence MGNCSLKGVTGVCHNSIRVLTDSGAILDFKGPIKARDILDDHPGYGIFRQGQASSPLQDLECLISGRLYYLLPLSKEHKLCKNGVTEQVQNIGIIEQLGAEWMSVVEPAKMSSYAASDFVDNLANGSALEVLPTVGDGVWRVKLVIDTKQLEEILSEQVNTEALIEKMRMVASSATLTPKRTKSAWGMSWKPILLNLFKLPLDNGK